A window of Epinephelus moara isolate mb chromosome 15, YSFRI_EMoa_1.0, whole genome shotgun sequence genomic DNA:
GTCCAGAGATAAGTCTTAAAGCAGCgatgattaatatttttatatgtaaACATGTCTACTTGTATGTGATTGTGTCGCTCTTAGAGACAAACCCACTGAGAAAATCATCCTCAGCTCCACAAAGCGTTATAGCATTGTTGTCTCATTACTTTggttttactgttttggttcactctcactgctcccaTAGCACCCTTTTTcagccacagcaggcagctattttcagtgaaaaagctctTAAAATCCACTGTTCActtcctgctcagcagcaaacagcagacagacacagtcagagacAAGCTGGTGAACATGCTGGAGCATTTACGAGAAGACATTCCCCCAGTTCTACTGATAAAGGTGATAATAAGTGGATTTTAATGAATCTGTctcattgtttttccatttgCTGTGTATGGTAAGGtttgcaaaataagaaaataagctCATGCTTTTGCCagaaatttaaagacattttttcacCAGGTCAAAGTCAGTTTATCCATGAACTATGGGGAGGTGATGGTCATGTATTCTGTCATAAAGACTGCTTTTTGCACAGAGCAGAGTATCTCTGGCTCTGTTTCCTCCACAGGATGATTGCTGGTGTTACCTTGCCTGCAGACCTTATTCCCCCCCGTGGGACAGTCAGTGTTTGAGCTGAATTTATATGAGTGGAGCAAAGCTGCTCATTACAGAGGGGGGATTTTATTTGCATTCATAACGTCTGTCTTGAAATTGTGAaataaaattgttaaattaGCCATGATGGTGCAGCGGGTTTATAACATATGTCCTGTGTTTGCACGTGTCTCCTCTCCAGAGGCAGGATGGCCTGATGCAGCGCTCCATCCGCGAGGTGAACACGTCCAGCCGCTGGTGCGTGCTGTGGGACCTGGACGAGGACACACACTACAGCGTCCAGgtgaggcacacacacacacacacacacacacacacacacacacacacacactgaggatgACTGTGAGGTGCCAATGAAACCTTTCTAGCAGGGGTACTTCAGGTAAGAATTGTTTGTTGAAGTTGTAAAAACATTGCAGTGAGCAGCCCAGTCTCCAGAAGAAAATTTTGGCATTGTAAGTCTCTGCAAaccattacattacatttgtacatttcaatCGTATCATAGCAACGCCTCTAAATTGACATGACCTGagtttgtcatctggaggtggaggggatgttggATGGCATGGACACCATTGATACCACTGTTTGAgactaacaaacaataaaactggttgtgatttagtgTGTCATTGCTGTTGCTCCGGCAGCTTTTTAGACACTAAAAGccattgttttttactgagacatcactgcgtttTCTGGTGGGATAATGACCTGAAAGGcagttgtttttcttgagatGTTGCtacttttcctgccaggatagtgccatagaaagtgtttgtttttttttgttagttttttttacagagacatcgctgtgttttttgctggaaaaatgacctgaaaagcagttgttcttTCTCCAGACATCGCTGCTTTCCTGCcaagatagtgccatgaaaagaggttgtgttttacagagacatctCTGCATTTCCTACTGGTATAGGGgcacaaaaagcggttgttttttataGAGACATcattgcatttcctgccagatAATGACccaaaaagctgttgttttttttctcaagacatcactgcgtttcctgccaggatggCGGCATAATTATTTTATACCatgacatcgctgcatttcctgccagggtAGTGCCACCTAAAGTGCTTATATTGAAGttaagacattgctgcatttcctgttgggatagtgccacaaaaaaggGTTGTTTTTACACCAAGACATTTTTACACCAAGGATAGTGCCACGacaagcagttgtttttttacagagacatcgctgtgtttccagcgggcATTGTGCCCCCTAAAgccaaaaagtaaaaacatgatcttttccgaaccataaccaagtggtttttgtgccttaacctaagCACAGTAATCACAGTGTTCTGTTGAAAGgtaaagttttaatgtatcAATGGTTTGCATTAACatacaacaccaacattttttttctggagaTTTGGTGATGAGAAAAAGATATgaagtgcagctttaattgaGGAACTTCACTGATAATGAActtcattttgaaaattcatttttattcttattaGCTTCCTCTCAGTATATAATGGACACACTTTTTTATGACGTTATTACAGCTCAAAGTTTCTTAAATCAAATGCCAGCACAAACTCCAGCTTCTCTCTGAAGGAGGAGCGTCTAATGTGACTTCATTATCATGACTCTATTAAACTTTTTATAATCCATTATAGCTTAATAGACTGATATAGATTGTCCTTCAGCTGGCGGACCCGGTTAAATATGCTTGTCAGCAGGCGGGTGTCCTGCAGAAGTCTCATTGAGCAATGCACTGAAGCCTCGCCAGCACCCAGAGGGTGGAGACTTAATCTTTTCACCTCTGACCTTCCTGTAGAACAAAGGATGGGAAAATAAGATAATTTGTCTGTGGAGTTTGGTGAAGGGATTTGCAGAGCTCAAACTTTAGGATACTTTCACATTAATGTAGGGATGTATTTTGTGATAAAGTGTTGTAattgacttttgttttgtacCCACTTCTGCCTCAGTCAGTCATTTTCCTAGAATGACTTGCAGCAACCTCTACAGAAAACTCGTTGCATTTAACCTTTGGGTTTAGTGTGTAGGCGGAGGCACAGCTAGACCTCTTGTATGTAATTGTGCTGGTGATGGATTTCTCTCCCTGTATAATGCTTGAACTTAACACTTTCTGCTATCTGCTATAGCTGTGAGAAATATCTTGTATTTgagtgagaaacacaacaacaaatttgtttatttctctctTCATTTTTGAATTCTTTGCTTGTTTGCTGAAAATGTCCCCAGATGAGTCTTTAGCCGAAATCTATACTCCCTTCTTTGTTTTCCAAGCTTTCAGTCTGCTTCTACATCTACAGCACCGCACTCGTCCTCCAACAATCATTCAGGATCCCAGCCAAAAACCAAAGCACCATTTGCTCGCTAAATATACCCTCACCAGCCAGTTTCTTGTCATCGTTACATAATGTCATCCTCCGTTAATGTCATCTGGGACTGTACCCAGCAGTCAGCTGTGCAGAACTACGGCTGCATCCAACCTTCCTTAAGCATATGAGGAGTACTTCATAGTTTCacttaaataaactttaaatctctttttttgttgggGGGGTTTAGGTGCAGTCTGTTGGGCCACATGGTGACAGCCAGCCCAGCCGTGCCATCCACTTCAGGACTTTGGAGAGGAGTGACCATTATCCAGCTGGAGTCCTGGATCACCGTAAATAAACACACGCACATTACACATATATTTTACTTAacttattacttttttaaaagcagATTTTCCAACACCTTGACTCAGTTTATCACTCAGAAATGTGCACTTTTAGGAGTAAGAACAAGGGTAAGGGTAGGGTGCAAGTTAAACCACCAAAAACCTCCTTCCATCAATCTACTACTGTCTTAATTTGAACTAAAAAATACTTTGTATATTACTGCAATCATCTTCTTGACCTTGCTAattaagttaacaaataattaAAGTAACAGTGTGATGCTAATTGGCTTTCTTGCTGAAAATTGGATGAGAACATTGATCTACAGAAGCCAAGAACAGCCATGCTTCCAATTATGTTTTCTTATGCCATAATCTCGAGTTGATTACTTTGTTATCTCATGAGAAAACAAGCTCCGTTATCTAGAGATAATTAAATGATAAACTTGGTATCTCAAGACAATAAAGCTtgtgttcttgagataatgAAATTACAGTTATGTCAGAGAATCTCAAAGAATTAAAGTCTTTTTCTCAAGATAATTAAATAATTGACTTTTTATCTCAGAGAACATAAATCTTTCTCTCAAGGTTATGAAATAATTGTTatcacaggaaataaaaatcttttattccagataataaaataattaaatggttattttacaaaaacattttcttatcAAGATAATGAGACAATCATCAAGTCATTATCCCAGGGAATAAAAAGGTTTTTCTTAAGATAATGCAATAATTTTTAACTCGTTATCTCAGAAACAAAACCCTTTTCCTCaagataatgaaataattattttgttatctcAGGGAACACAAATCCTTTTCTTAAGGTAATGAAATAACTAACTCATTATCTTAAAGATCTACAATGAAAtgttaatgaaataataaactttataatGAATTTATTAACTCGTTATCTCAAGGAACAAAATTTTTTGTTTCGAGATAAAAAGATAATGAACGCATTTTCTCCAGATAACAAAATTAATTAACTAATTTCTCAAGATAACGGCTTTTAAGAAATAATCAGAAGCACAGCCATTCTCAGCTTCTGTAGATACAACTTTCATATCTGTATGCTTAAGTTGGAGctacagccagttagcttagctaaaAACAaggagaaacagctagcctggcccTGTCCAACTGTACAAAATCCACAGATATTTTtgacatgatttatttattatttattttctcatatgtattgcctgtttttatttgcacTACTTACAGCACCTCTTATTAACTGTCATTtgtatttatgtcttttttagTAGTTAATACAGTTGTTTATTTAGCAGCTAGTGGAGCTCTGAAACTATACTACTGTCCTCTTtgaggatgttttttttgtccttgttgATAAAGTTTGCCAACACTGAGTCTTTATTTGTCCTCAGACGAACCGGCAATGGAAGGTCTTGGCATGACTCCTCACTTACAGACAGGAGAGCTGCTCATTAtcaccactgtgctgctgctgtgggcaGGTCAGCCTCAacgtgtgtgggtgtttgtcaGAGGTGGAGGAAATATTCACATCCTTTACATTAGTAAAAGTACTTTGGTACAAGTGAAAGTACTGAAAATGTTGCTTGACACTGTAATTCTGGCATTGCTGGGTTCATTATGaaagtctttctttttcttttctgtctagcccagctttaattattaatattattctgCATAAATCTGCTGATTAGTTGCTGGAATATCATCACAGTTACACACAGTGACACCTTCACAATGCTTTGTTTTGTCTAAATCTCAgtattattaaaaatgaatgtgtttgcttgttcacttgtttttgatgttttactTTGTCACCTTCCTCCCCAGCTGTCATCGCCCTCTTTTGCCgacagtatgacatcatcaaaGACAATGACTCCAACGGCAGTAAAGAGAAAGCCAAGAGGCCGCTGGTCCGCGCCACTTCCTCCTACTACAACGCTTCAGCCGGCAGCTCGCCCATTTACCATAACGGAGCCGTGCGCAGCAGCAGGGTGACTCATTTTCTGCTACCCGAACTTCATTAAGAAAACTTCATCTTCTCAAACTTCTCCTCCGTCGCTTTCATTTTGTTGCAGCACCTCTCTATAATGCATGATCATTCTTGGCTGCCAGGAGTATTTTGTTTCCTCTCTAAAGAGCCTTTGTAGTTGCATCAGAGATCTCCTAGCAACCAAGGCTGCTGCCATCATGGCTAAATATAAAACAACCAGGCTGAAGTCAGAGAGTGCTTGTTGGGTTGTTGCTGTGGATCTAATCAGCGACAGGAAAAGTGAGCAGTCTGACGAGGTGGATTTGTTTCCAAATATAAGACAAAAAAGTGGAGTTTGAGGCGAGTCAGATCAGTCAGCGCTGGCTGTCACTGCAAAGTGATCACTCAGTTCTCTTAAGATGACAAGGTGTCATTTTGAAAGATCAATTTGTGGTGAATGAATGATGTGTCAGAATGTGTTCTATAATGCGACACTTAAAACAAAGGCCAGGATCACACTGAACGTTTCTGTATGTAGCTTTTGACATGCGCAAGCTGATTTCAAGCTGCTACAGCTGACTGAGGGTCT
This region includes:
- the LOC126401634 gene encoding fibronectin type III domain-containing protein 4-like; translated protein: MTASLHLDLGLLLLLLLLACWRTPGMVGATVPAAPVNVSVTQLRAHSAMVTWNVPQGDTVIGYSISQQRQDGLMQRSIREVNTSSRWCVLWDLDEDTHYSVQVQSVGPHGDSQPSRAIHFRTLERSDHYPAGVLDHHEPAMEGLGMTPHLQTGELLIITTVLLLWAAVIALFCRQYDIIKDNDSNGSKEKAKRPLVRATSSYYNASAGSSPIYHNGAVRSSRLHRASSSISIIRV